From the genome of Amycolatopsis sp. NBC_01488, one region includes:
- a CDS encoding class I SAM-dependent RNA methyltransferase translates to MTSWQGRILEVEVGAVAHGGHCVARADGRVVFVRHALPGERVRVEITEDNGGSFCRGDAIEVLSASEFRVPPPCPLAVPGGCGGCDWQHASPAYQRSLKASVVAEQLQRLAGIERDVVVEALDGGPLDWRSRVRLIAGQDGRAGLRAHHSHRVVPLEKCPIAVPGALDDVLARRWRPGSELEVTSDGDGGVHVRELSTVRGKVRARQLAGGVAVQHAADRDWRLDAHGFWQVHPAAATTLAAVVAEWAEAPEGGTAWDLYAGVGLFASVLASQVGPAGRVLAVESGRRAVADGEKNLADLPQVSWQAGRVEHVLTSAAKPVDVVVLDPPRKGAGKPVAESIVAGEPDRIVYVACDPAALARDVAIFASHGYALTDLRAFDAFPMTHHVECVALLS, encoded by the coding sequence ATGACCAGCTGGCAGGGCCGGATCCTCGAGGTGGAGGTCGGCGCGGTCGCGCACGGCGGCCACTGCGTCGCCCGCGCCGACGGCCGCGTCGTGTTCGTCCGGCACGCGCTGCCGGGCGAGCGGGTCCGCGTCGAGATCACCGAGGACAACGGCGGTTCGTTCTGCCGCGGCGACGCGATCGAAGTGCTGTCGGCCTCGGAATTCCGGGTGCCGCCGCCGTGCCCGCTGGCCGTGCCCGGCGGCTGCGGCGGCTGCGACTGGCAGCACGCTTCCCCCGCGTACCAGCGTTCGTTGAAGGCCTCGGTGGTGGCGGAGCAGCTGCAGCGGCTGGCCGGGATCGAGCGGGACGTCGTCGTCGAAGCGCTGGACGGCGGCCCGCTGGACTGGCGCAGCCGGGTCCGGCTGATCGCCGGCCAGGACGGGCGCGCGGGCCTGCGGGCCCACCACAGCCACCGGGTGGTGCCGCTGGAGAAGTGCCCGATCGCGGTGCCGGGCGCGCTGGACGACGTCCTGGCGCGGCGCTGGCGGCCGGGCAGCGAGCTGGAGGTCACCAGCGACGGCGACGGCGGTGTCCACGTCCGCGAGCTGTCGACCGTCCGAGGCAAGGTCCGCGCGCGCCAGCTGGCGGGCGGGGTGGCGGTCCAGCACGCGGCGGACCGCGACTGGCGCCTCGACGCGCACGGCTTCTGGCAGGTCCACCCGGCCGCGGCCACGACACTGGCGGCGGTCGTGGCGGAGTGGGCGGAGGCGCCCGAGGGCGGGACGGCCTGGGACCTCTACGCCGGCGTCGGGCTGTTCGCGTCGGTGCTGGCTTCGCAGGTCGGCCCGGCGGGCCGCGTGCTCGCGGTGGAGTCGGGCCGGCGCGCGGTCGCCGACGGCGAGAAGAACCTGGCCGACCTCCCGCAGGTGTCGTGGCAGGCCGGGCGCGTCGAGCACGTGCTGACGTCGGCCGCGAAGCCGGTGGACGTCGTGGTCCTGGACCCGCCGCGCAAGGGCGCGGGCAAGCCGGTGGCGGAGTCGATCGTGGCGGGGGAGCCCGACCGGATCGTGTACGTGGCGTGCGACCCGGCGGCACTGGCCCGCGACGTGGCGATCTTCGCTTCGCACGGGTACGCGTTGACGGATCTCCGTGCGTTCGACGCGTTCCCGATGACGCACCACGTGGAGTGCGTGGCGCTGCTGTCCTGA